AGTATTGGCATTCGTGATGACACTTTTTAGGATGACATCTATCCTTGTCAAGAACTGCTACGTGCATAAAAACCAACTATTGAGCTACTTTCCAATAATCATCAGGTATTTCTTCATAAATTTTGTATTCTTCGTTAGATTTATTCTTTGTGGTATTTATCCTCATATTGGCGAGTTCTATTATTCTGGGTATATTAAGTATCCAGTAATGTATTCGCCACTCTCTTCCGTCAAACAGTGTAGTTTCCTCTCTTTCTGTTTGAAGGACGCCTATATCTTCCATTGTATAAAAAGAATCCCGATCTTCGGGTTCAAGCATATTATCTATAACACGATCGTTATAACCAAAAAAATTTATTATATGCTCAGCAGCCTCCATGGCTTCTTCTTCGCTCATCCGCCGGTCTCGGAGGCTGAGCCCAGTGCTAATTGCCTTTGAAAGCTCTTCTAGTGTTGTATAACCTCTAATACCGGACTTCTCTGGCTTTGCCTCCTTACTATTCATGCTAACCTCTTCAATAATCTGCATAGGAAATTAGTAATTACAAATTTATAGTTAAGCTTATCGTGTAACACCTATAATTAAACGGAATTCCGTATATAAGGGTTGTTAAGATGCTTATACATTTTTGATCTATTTAG
This genomic stretch from Thermoplasma volcanium GSS1 harbors:
- a CDS encoding DUF6015 family protein yields the protein MNSKEAKPEKSGIRGYTTLEELSKAISTGLSLRDRRMSEEEAMEAAEHIINFFGYNDRVIDNMLEPEDRDSFYTMEDIGVLQTEREETTLFDGREWRIHYWILNIPRIIELANMRINTTKNKSNEEYKIYEEIPDDYWKVAQ